ATTGAATACCTACAGGTGGAGTTACTGTACCAATTAACATCGCAACTACGACGACAATCCCGAAATGAATCGGATCCCAACCAAAATGCATGACTAAAGGGGTCAGTACGGGAATGAAGATAATCATTGCTGCTAACGCTTCAATAAATAAGCCGACAATGAGTAATAACAAAATCACAATAAAGAGAATGACATACGGATTATCACTAATCGAACTAATCCCGTTTACTAGAGTCGAAGAAAACTGTTGTGTTGCTAGAATCCAACCAAAGATCGAAGCCATTGCTAAAATTAAAATAGGAACAGAAGTCATAACGGTTGCATCAAGCAGGATTTTTCGTATATCTTTCAGTCTAATTTCTTTATAGATAAACATTCCTACTATAAATGCATAAGCACAGGCAATGACTCCCGCTTCAGTAGCTGTAAAGATACCACCTAGTATTCCTCCTAATATGACGATTGGAGCTAATAATGCCCAAAAGGCTTCCTTAAATTTCATGATTACCATTGAAAAAGGGACTTTTTGTTCACTCTTGTAACCTCTTTTTTTCGCGTAGGAATGAACAATCATCATTTGAGCAAAGCCAAGCATAATTCCAGGAATAATCCCTGCTGCAAATAACACGCCTATGGACAGTTCAGTCATCGATCCGTAAATAACGATGACAATACTAGGAGGAATAATTGGACCGATCGTTGCTGAAGCAGCTGTCACAGATGCACTAAAGGACGAACTATATCCATCCCTTTTCATGGCCGGTATCATCGTCGAACCGATGGCAGACGCATCGGCTGACGCAGAACCGGAAATCCCTGAAAATAACATACTCGTAACAACATTTGTTTGGGCTAAACCTCCTGCAAGATGGCCAACTAATGTTCTAGCGAAGTTTACGAGCCTTTCCGTGATACCTCCCACATTCATTAAATAACCCGCAAGGATAAAAAACGGCACTGCCATCAATGGAAAAGAATTTACAGAAGCAAATAATCTCTGCGGGATGATCGACAATGGTACTTCAAGAGTCGTTACGATCGAAGAAATGCTGGCAATTCCCATCGCAAACGCTACAGGCATCCCTAGTATCAAAAGAAATAGAAACAGTACAAATAGTATGATTAGAGTCATGCTCAGAGACCACCTTTAATTATTCAATCACTCGTCTTCACCTCTAATGACTTCAGGAATCACTCTCATAAAATTGATCCCCATCATAAGGAAACCAAGCATAATTGGTAAATACCTTACAGATTGAGGGAAGGGAAGCGTATTTAATGTCATGTGCCAATGACTAATCACCATGTTCATCCCTAAATAAGCAATTAATAGAGAGAAAATTGCCGCGATGACATAGAGTACGAGCTTTAATTTTCTTCTAAACATCTGCGGCAAGTATTGGATAAAATAGTCGACGGCAATATTGCCATGTCTCTTTATGACAATTGGCGCTCCTATAAACACAATCCAGACAAACATTAATCTCGCAAACTCTTCTGCCCACATCATCGGAGAACTTAATACATATCTCGAGAAAACTTGCACTAACATAATGATAATAGCTAGAGCGTATACGGTTACGGCCGTACTTTCATACAACCAATCCACCTTACGAAGTGTTTTTTTCATATGAACCACCTTAATGGTTGTTTTATCTTAACTCGTTAATCAGATCGATAATTTCTTCAGCATCTGGGGCGCGTTCGATAAACTCGTCATACATCGGTTCCACGCTTTCTCGCCAATGATCAATATCATGATTTTCGATGACGGTCATCCCCTTCTCTTCTTCTAAAACAATAATCGCTTCTTCATCTGCTGGTTTTGTAACATTTTCATTTAGATAGTCCACAGCTTCTTCTACAGCGTCAGTTAACAGTGCTTGTTGTTGCTCTGATAAACCTGAAAACAACGGATCATTGATCACAACACTGATTGTGCCAAACATATGATTAGATAAGAATAAATAGTTTGTTACCTCATGGAAATTCATATCGATGATCCCTGAAGCAGGTGACTCCATCCCATCAACAACTCCCGTTTGCAAGGCTGTATATGCTTCTCCCCATGTAACAGGTGTTGGATTTGCACCTAATAACTCAAACATTCGCGTCCATACCCATGATTCAGGAGAACGCATCCCTAACCCATTAATATCATCTAAAGATTCAATAGGAGTTTCATTTGTGATCATATGGCG
The Bacillus shivajii DNA segment above includes these coding regions:
- a CDS encoding TRAP transporter large permease — encoded protein: MTLIILFVLFLFLLILGMPVAFAMGIASISSIVTTLEVPLSIIPQRLFASVNSFPLMAVPFFILAGYLMNVGGITERLVNFARTLVGHLAGGLAQTNVVTSMLFSGISGSASADASAIGSTMIPAMKRDGYSSSFSASVTAASATIGPIIPPSIVIVIYGSMTELSIGVLFAAGIIPGIMLGFAQMMIVHSYAKKRGYKSEQKVPFSMVIMKFKEAFWALLAPIVILGGILGGIFTATEAGVIACAYAFIVGMFIYKEIRLKDIRKILLDATVMTSVPILILAMASIFGWILATQQFSSTLVNGISSISDNPYVILFIVILLLLIVGLFIEALAAMIIFIPVLTPLVMHFGWDPIHFGIVVVVAMLIGTVTPPVGIQLYIAAAIAKVRVSKITEIWSFVLVMIVVLLLVAYIPQLTTWLPSILF
- a CDS encoding TRAP transporter small permease; the protein is MKKTLRKVDWLYESTAVTVYALAIIIMLVQVFSRYVLSSPMMWAEEFARLMFVWIVFIGAPIVIKRHGNIAVDYFIQYLPQMFRRKLKLVLYVIAAIFSLLIAYLGMNMVISHWHMTLNTLPFPQSVRYLPIMLGFLMMGINFMRVIPEVIRGEDE
- a CDS encoding TRAP transporter substrate-binding protein; amino-acid sequence: MFRFKKTLFALTGSLALVLSGCGSDDETPSQEEGAGDSDGGVEEVTIQLGHHHAVGGQVDQLAEKISELATEKSDGAITVDVFPGGQLGEEMEAIEGVNMGTMEMSIVSPGLMDQYSGVFGVETLPFIFEDWDHADESLNGEPGKALRENLLDNSDIRVMGYMHLGFRHMITNETPIESLDDINGLGMRSPESWVWTRMFELLGANPTPVTWGEAYTALQTGVVDGMESPASGIIDMNFHEVTNYLFLSNHMFGTISVVINDPLFSGLSEQQQALLTDAVEEAVDYLNENVTKPADEEAIIVLEEEKGMTVIENHDIDHWRESVEPMYDEFIERAPDAEEIIDLINELR